One Moorella sp. E308F DNA segment encodes these proteins:
- the rsmA gene encoding 16S rRNA (adenine(1518)-N(6)/adenine(1519)-N(6))-dimethyltransferase RsmA has product MDSVATPGKTLALIREKGLVPRKSRGQNFLVDSNIVRKIARAAGLGPDDTVVEIGPGLGALTQELAEQAGLVIAIEIDRDLISALEENLKDKVNVRLVAGDALKVNFDELVARFKRDGGGRLPTYKLVANLPYYITTPILMHLLTGKFQITELVLMVQAEVGYRMLALPGSKDYGALSVVVQYYTKPAIILKVPRTVFYPRPEVDSLVVKLTRRPEPAVQVGDEDFFFRVVRAAFNQRRKTLLNALGSLGLERPLLLKAMAATGVDPRRRGETLTIEEFANLSKALQQQIERR; this is encoded by the coding sequence GTGGATTCTGTAGCCACGCCAGGTAAAACCCTGGCCCTGATCCGGGAAAAAGGGCTGGTACCCCGTAAATCCCGGGGCCAGAATTTTCTTGTGGATAGCAACATCGTGCGAAAGATCGCCAGGGCCGCCGGCCTTGGCCCTGATGATACAGTTGTCGAGATAGGCCCCGGCCTGGGGGCCCTTACCCAGGAGCTGGCGGAACAGGCGGGACTGGTAATTGCCATTGAAATCGACCGGGATTTAATATCTGCTTTAGAAGAAAACTTAAAGGATAAGGTCAATGTGCGCCTGGTTGCCGGCGACGCCTTAAAAGTTAATTTTGACGAGCTAGTTGCCAGATTTAAGAGAGATGGAGGAGGAAGGTTGCCCACATATAAGCTGGTGGCCAACCTTCCTTATTATATAACCACCCCCATCCTGATGCATTTACTGACCGGTAAATTTCAGATTACGGAACTTGTTTTAATGGTCCAGGCTGAAGTGGGCTACCGGATGCTGGCCTTACCGGGAAGCAAGGATTACGGCGCTTTGAGTGTAGTGGTCCAGTATTATACAAAACCAGCTATTATCTTGAAGGTACCGCGCACCGTCTTTTACCCGCGGCCGGAGGTCGACTCCCTGGTTGTGAAACTGACCCGCCGACCTGAGCCGGCCGTACAGGTAGGGGATGAAGATTTCTTTTTCCGGGTGGTCCGGGCCGCCTTTAACCAACGGCGTAAGACTCTATTAAACGCCCTGGGGAGCCTGGGGTTGGAACGTCCCCTGTTACTAAAAGCGATGGCAGCTACCGGAGTTGATCCCCGGAGAAGGGGAGAGACCTTGACGATTGAAGAGTTTGCCAACTTGAGTAAAGCGTTACAACAGCAAATAGAAAGAAGGTGA
- a CDS encoding ribonuclease H-like YkuK family protein, translating to MTVYYISPTKGRLTAEEMFADMMQFIEANPEAQYKIIIGTDSQARLRTCFVTAVIVHQVGRGARYYYRKRYQRKITSLRQKIFYETALSLETATFIAQKLSASGHADLNLEIHLDIGPNGNTRDLIREIVGMVVGSGFAARIKPYSCGASKVADKYTKSG from the coding sequence ATGACGGTGTATTATATCAGTCCTACCAAGGGTCGCCTGACGGCTGAAGAAATGTTTGCCGACATGATGCAGTTTATCGAGGCCAATCCCGAAGCCCAGTACAAGATCATTATTGGCACGGATTCCCAGGCTCGGCTCCGCACCTGCTTTGTTACAGCTGTAATAGTTCACCAGGTAGGCAGGGGAGCCCGTTACTACTACAGAAAAAGGTACCAGCGCAAGATTACTTCCTTACGCCAAAAGATCTTTTATGAAACGGCTTTGAGCCTGGAAACGGCAACCTTTATCGCTCAGAAGCTATCAGCCAGCGGTCATGCTGATCTCAACCTGGAGATCCACCTGGACATCGGGCCCAACGGCAATACCAGGGATTTAATCCGGGAAATTGTCGGCATGGTGGTGGGCAGCGGTTTTGCCGCCAGGATCAAACCCTATTCATGCGGGGCCTCCAAGGTGGCCGATAAATATACCAAGAGCGGTTAA
- a CDS encoding LysM peptidoglycan-binding domain-containing protein, with translation MAISRTVLPSLRLFCLASLLLIGILVFAGPAGAATYTVQPGDTLYLIGLRYGISAWDLQQANNLTSTWIYPGQTLWVPDRDGSTYVVQPGDTLFLIGQRYGLSYQQIMAANNLTSDVIYPGQILRIPAGPYQPAASRGTSSNYSSSDLDLLAHLIYGEARGEPYAGQVAVAAVAINRTRDGRFPRTIAGVIYEPDAFTSVNDGQFYLTPDATAYQAAREALRGYDPSGGALYFWNPALVPANSWVWTRTIITQIGNHVFAR, from the coding sequence ATGGCAATTTCCAGAACAGTTCTTCCCAGCCTGCGGCTATTTTGCCTGGCTTCTCTCCTGCTAATCGGTATCCTCGTCTTTGCCGGCCCAGCAGGTGCCGCCACCTACACCGTCCAGCCCGGCGATACCCTCTATCTCATCGGCCTGCGCTACGGTATCAGCGCCTGGGATCTCCAACAAGCAAACAACTTGACCAGTACGTGGATCTATCCCGGCCAGACCCTCTGGGTACCTGACCGGGATGGTAGTACTTACGTCGTCCAGCCCGGCGATACCCTATTCCTTATCGGTCAACGCTACGGCCTGTCCTACCAGCAAATCATGGCCGCCAATAATCTCACCAGCGATGTTATATACCCGGGACAAATCTTACGCATCCCGGCCGGACCCTACCAGCCTGCGGCCTCCCGGGGTACAAGCAGTAATTACAGTTCCAGCGATCTGGACCTGCTGGCCCATCTAATCTATGGTGAAGCCCGGGGTGAACCATATGCCGGCCAGGTAGCCGTGGCCGCAGTAGCCATTAACCGTACCCGGGACGGGCGTTTCCCCCGGACCATCGCCGGTGTCATCTATGAACCTGACGCCTTTACTTCGGTAAACGACGGCCAGTTTTACCTGACCCCCGATGCTACTGCCTACCAGGCGGCCCGCGAAGCCCTGCGGGGCTACGATCCAAGCGGCGGAGCCCTCTATTTCTGGAATCCGGCTCTAGTTCCAGCAAATTCCTGGGTCTGGACACGGACCATTATTACCCAGATTGGCAACCATGTCTTTGCTCGTTAA
- the yabG gene encoding sporulation peptidase YabG — protein MNNIKPGDIVARKKYGKDIFFKVKSLIITDAGETTAILRGLDVRLVADAPLEDLELQPAEKVLRYRHCDIQKHSLCFRRILQRREAEREVFLLRGERPGREEREPDKREDIPGDGFFEVPGRVLHIDGDEEYLDKCLHAYEQLKIPAQGVCLPEEQQAAKVEELLKEYTPDILVLTGHDGLLREKSSNYTDLDSYRHSKHFVAAVRAARTLRPTHDDLAIFAGACQSHYEALLKAGATFASSPRRVLIHAYDPVFVVERIAYTTIEKTLGPADIIKDTITGNEGIGGIEIKGKLRLGYPTSPY, from the coding sequence TTGAATAACATTAAGCCCGGGGATATCGTGGCGCGGAAAAAATACGGCAAAGATATTTTTTTTAAAGTAAAGTCACTTATTATAACTGATGCGGGAGAAACGACTGCTATTTTAAGAGGACTGGATGTCAGGCTGGTAGCTGATGCCCCCCTGGAGGACCTGGAACTGCAGCCGGCCGAAAAAGTGCTGCGTTACCGCCATTGCGACATTCAAAAGCACAGCCTTTGTTTCCGGCGGATTTTGCAGCGCCGGGAAGCCGAGAGGGAGGTTTTTTTACTGCGGGGTGAAAGGCCGGGCCGGGAAGAAAGGGAACCGGACAAGAGGGAAGACATCCCTGGCGATGGTTTTTTTGAGGTACCGGGCCGGGTGCTGCATATTGACGGCGACGAGGAATACCTCGATAAATGCCTCCATGCCTATGAGCAGCTAAAAATACCGGCCCAGGGCGTATGCCTGCCTGAAGAACAGCAGGCAGCTAAAGTGGAGGAGCTTTTAAAGGAATATACCCCCGATATTCTGGTCCTTACGGGTCATGATGGCCTGCTACGGGAAAAGAGCAGCAATTATACCGATCTGGACAGCTACCGCCATTCGAAGCACTTTGTAGCGGCAGTAAGGGCGGCTCGGACTTTGAGGCCTACCCATGATGACCTGGCTATTTTTGCCGGGGCCTGCCAGTCCCATTATGAAGCCCTGCTTAAAGCCGGAGCCACCTTTGCCAGTTCGCCCCGCCGGGTTTTAATTCATGCCTACGACCCGGTTTTTGTAGTGGAGCGCATTGCCTATACAACCATTGAAAAAACCCTGGGCCCTGCGGATATAATTAAAGATACCATCACCGGCAATGAAGGTATAGGGGGCATAGAGATTAAAGGCAAACTGCGCCTTGGTTACCCTACTTCCCCTTATTGA
- a CDS encoding Veg family protein has translation MAGKEVLATIREDLEARVGQKVRLRANRGRKKILERTGILEKTYPNIFVIRLEESKSPERRISFSYTDVLTNTVELMVEGETGVKKLGAKH, from the coding sequence TTGGCGGGCAAGGAAGTACTGGCAACTATCAGAGAGGACCTGGAGGCCCGGGTAGGCCAGAAGGTAAGGCTGAGGGCCAACCGCGGGCGGAAAAAGATCCTGGAGAGGACCGGTATACTGGAAAAGACTTACCCCAACATCTTTGTAATCCGACTGGAAGAGAGTAAAAGCCCGGAACGCCGGATATCCTTCAGCTATACCGATGTCCTTACCAATACAGTAGAATTAATGGTCGAGGGTGAGACCGGCGTTAAAAAACTTGGCGCCAAACATTAA